The Niallia alba genome includes a window with the following:
- a CDS encoding APC family permease, whose amino-acid sequence MAVPEKSTSNNAQVSSTGYKQELKRSLTFWDLLIYGLVFMVPIAPFGIYGSVAQGSNGMVALAYLIGMVGMIFTALSYARMSEAFPIAGSVYSYAQRGINESVGFIAGWLILLDYIFVPALLYLVSAAALHDIVPEIPLLVWLVIFIGINTVVNVVGIEFTAKANKIIVVLELIVLAVFVVTGIVAIVQGVNGAEFTFKPLYDADNFSMSVVMGAVSIAVLSFLGFDAISTLAEESKGGSKAVGRAIIFSLLVVGLLFIIQTWVAALIWPDYTTFENADVAFYQIAEIAGGTWLKWTTILATALAWGIADALVAQAAISRILYSMARDRKLPKFLSKIHPKFKTPYASTLVVAVISLIVTAFFSSKINSLASVVNFGALSAFLFLHASVVIYFIKKQKSKDYVRHLVLPLIGFAVIGYVWINLDPLSKKLGFIWLAIGIVYLILLKVFKKDTSLDLEE is encoded by the coding sequence ATGGCAGTTCCAGAGAAATCAACTTCAAACAATGCCCAAGTGTCTTCCACTGGCTATAAGCAAGAGCTTAAACGCTCTTTAACGTTTTGGGATTTACTGATATATGGTTTAGTTTTCATGGTACCAATCGCACCATTTGGTATTTATGGATCGGTTGCTCAAGGCTCCAATGGGATGGTTGCCTTAGCGTACTTAATAGGGATGGTTGGGATGATTTTCACAGCATTAAGCTATGCAAGAATGTCTGAGGCATTTCCAATCGCAGGCTCTGTTTATTCTTATGCACAACGTGGGATCAATGAGTCTGTTGGTTTTATTGCAGGCTGGTTAATCTTACTCGATTATATTTTTGTACCAGCGCTTTTATATTTAGTTAGTGCAGCGGCATTACATGATATAGTTCCAGAAATTCCGCTTTTAGTATGGCTTGTTATTTTCATCGGAATTAACACGGTAGTTAACGTAGTAGGTATTGAATTTACAGCAAAAGCGAACAAAATTATTGTTGTATTGGAGCTTATTGTTTTAGCTGTATTTGTGGTAACAGGTATTGTTGCCATTGTACAAGGGGTGAATGGAGCTGAATTCACATTTAAACCATTGTATGATGCGGATAACTTCAGCATGAGCGTGGTCATGGGAGCTGTGTCGATTGCGGTATTAAGCTTCTTAGGCTTTGACGCGATTTCAACATTAGCGGAGGAGTCCAAAGGTGGTAGCAAAGCAGTTGGTCGAGCAATTATCTTCTCCTTACTTGTAGTTGGCTTATTATTTATTATTCAAACATGGGTAGCAGCACTAATCTGGCCAGATTATACGACATTTGAAAATGCAGATGTTGCCTTCTATCAAATTGCGGAAATAGCTGGTGGTACTTGGTTGAAATGGACAACAATCTTAGCTACAGCCCTAGCTTGGGGAATAGCTGACGCACTCGTTGCACAAGCAGCCATTTCACGAATTCTTTACAGTATGGCTCGTGACCGTAAGCTACCAAAGTTTTTATCAAAAATTCACCCGAAATTCAAAACACCATATGCAAGTACATTAGTAGTAGCAGTAATCTCTTTAATCGTAACAGCATTCTTTTCATCCAAAATTAACTCCTTAGCTTCCGTTGTTAACTTTGGCGCGTTATCAGCATTCTTATTCTTACATGCATCGGTTGTCATTTACTTTATTAAAAAACAAAAAAGTAAAGATTATGTTAGACATCTCGTGTTACCACTAATCGGATTTGCCGTTATTGGCTACGTATGGATTAACCTAGACCCATTGTCTAAGAAATTAGGATTTATTTGGTTGGCAATCGGGATTGTTTATTTGATTTTGTTGAAAGTTTTTAAGAAGGATACTTCTTTGGATTTGGAGGAGTAG
- a CDS encoding response regulator transcription factor — MNILIVDDEPLELEQLSFLVAKKFPDWNIYTSEDASEAKLLLRETNFSLALVDIQLPGESGLKFCEFLQSNNNQIEVVLITAHQDFQYAKQAIKLHVMDYLVKPVIEKEFYDMLADFMDKHAWIDTKSTLVNSVLQIIREHYQEKLQLADVASQVYVSPTYLSKKFAEETGEKFTGYITRFRIKKAKQLMQENPHWSLFEVAQRVGFSSQHHFSNSFKKVEGITPSQLKEKLHD, encoded by the coding sequence ATGAATATATTAATAGTAGATGATGAACCATTGGAACTGGAACAACTCTCCTTTCTAGTAGCAAAGAAATTTCCAGATTGGAATATCTATACGTCAGAAGATGCGAGTGAAGCAAAGCTCCTGCTAAGAGAGACAAACTTCTCCCTTGCATTAGTGGATATTCAATTACCAGGTGAATCAGGTTTGAAGTTTTGTGAATTTTTGCAATCTAATAATAATCAAATAGAAGTGGTCCTTATTACCGCACATCAGGACTTTCAATATGCTAAACAAGCAATTAAGCTACATGTGATGGATTACTTAGTGAAACCAGTTATTGAGAAAGAATTCTACGATATGCTTGCTGACTTTATGGATAAACACGCATGGATTGATACCAAGTCGACGCTCGTTAATAGCGTGCTTCAGATTATTCGCGAACATTATCAAGAAAAACTACAGCTTGCAGATGTAGCGAGTCAAGTATATGTTTCTCCAACATACCTTAGTAAAAAATTCGCGGAAGAAACGGGGGAAAAGTTTACAGGGTATATAACAAGATTTCGCATAAAAAAAGCAAAACAATTGATGCAGGAAAACCCACATTGGTCCTTATTTGAAGTAGCCCAAAGAGTTGGATTTTCCAGCCAGCATCACTTTAGTAATTCCTTTAAGAAAGTGGAAGGAATCACCCCTAGTCAATTAAAGGAGAAGCTCCATGATTGA
- a CDS encoding IS1182 family transposase (programmed frameshift), whose product MLHTRSHTQNEVEFVLLDELVPANHLLRKIDKHIDFSFILDKVRPYYSEDNGRPSLDPLILFKMMFIGYLYGIRSERQLEREIQVNLAYRWFLGLKITDPVPHHSTISWNRCNRFKDTTVFQDIFDEIVLLAMNHKMVGGRVLFTDSTHLKANANKHKFTRETVKVETREYVEELDKAIEEDRTAHGKKPLKKKEAVEETKEIRVSTTDPDCGFMSRDNKQEMFCYLDHRTTDMKFNIITDAFVTPGNVHDSVPYLDRLDRQIDRFQFQVEAVALDSGYLTNPICKGIEERNIFGVIAHRRYSPVKGLFPKWKFTYDKEADCYTCPNGEILPYRTTTREGYREYKSNPKRCKDCPLLSQCTRSKNHTKVVTRHVWEENKEKIRLNRLSKSGKALYKFRKEKVERSFADSKELHGLRYCRLRGKQKAAEQVLMTATCQNIKKIAMHLSRMG is encoded by the exons ATGTTACATACCCGTTCTCATACTCAAAACGAAGTAGAATTTGTTCTTTTAGATGAGCTTGTTCCAGCTAATCATCTCTTACGAAAAATTGATAAACACATTGATTTTTCTTTTATCCTCGATAAAGTCCGTCCTTATTACTCCGAAGACAATGGTCGTCCATCTTTAGATCCCTTGATTTTATTTAAAATGATGTTTATCGGTTATTTATATGGCATCCGTTCCGAAAGACAATTAGAGCGGGAAATTCAAGTAAATCTCGCTTATCGTTGGTTCCTTGGTTTAAAAATTACCGATCCTGTTCCTCATCATTCTACGATTAGTTGGAATCGGTGTAATCGATTTAAAGATACCACTGTCTTTCAGGACATTTTCGACGAGATTGTTCTTTTAGCGATGAATCATAAAATGGTTGGAGGGAGAGTTTTATTTACTGATTCTACTCATTTGAAAGCGAATGCCAATAAACATAAATTCACCAGAGAAACGGTGAAAGTGGAAACACGTGAATACGTGGAAGAATTAGATAAAGCGATTGAGGAGGATCGGACTGCCCACGGAAAAAAGCCTCTAAAGAAAAAGGAGGCAGTGGAGGAAACAAAGGAAATTCGGGTCAGTACAACGGATCCTGATTGTGGCTTTATGTCCCGTGATAAT AAACAAGAGATGTTCTGTTATTTAGATCACCGTACGACGGATATGAAGTTTAACATCATTACGGATGCCTTTGTTACCCCAGGGAATGTCCATGATTCTGTTCCTTATTTAGACCGACTTGATCGTCAAATCGATCGTTTCCAATTTCAAGTGGAAGCTGTTGCTTTAGATTCTGGTTATTTAACAAACCCTATTTGTAAAGGGATAGAAGAACGAAATATTTTTGGAGTAATCGCACATAGAAGATATAGTCCAGTAAAAGGACTCTTTCCCAAATGGAAATTCACTTACGATAAAGAAGCCGATTGTTACACTTGTCCAAACGGAGAAATACTGCCTTATCGCACAACAACTCGCGAAGGATATCGAGAATATAAATCAAATCCCAAACGATGTAAAGATTGCCCATTGCTTTCCCAATGTACTCGTTCTAAAAATCATACAAAAGTAGTTACTCGTCATGTTTGGGAAGAAAACAAGGAAAAGATTCGGTTAAATCGTCTTTCTAAATCAGGGAAGGCCCTTTATAAATTTAGAAAAGAAAAAGTAGAGCGAAGCTTCGCAGATTCAAAAGAACTGCATGGGCTTCGCTACTGCCGGTTACGTGGAAAACAGAAGGCTGCCGAACAAGTATTAATGACAGCTACCTGTCAAAACATAAAGAAGATTGCCATGCATCTATCCAGAATGGGATAG
- a CDS encoding acetamidase/formamidase family protein: MANHLSKESYIYAMDKANKPAMTLQSGSQVVIDTYDCFQDQITSNDTTFQAIDWDQINPATGPIFVEGAQPGDILKVKIDNIELGERGVMVVGPGLGVMGDEIKNFTAKIIPIQDNKAIFNDKLALPLNPMIGVIGVAPEKEAVNNGTPGAHGGNMDTKLITTGATLYFPVFQEGALFALGDLHAAMGDGEIGVSGIEIPAKVTVTLEVIKGHSLNFPVLENEEGVASLVSMKSLDDAANQAVKEMIHLLRPHTDLSLEEFTMLMSAAGDSQISQIVDPLKTARFFVPRAILEAYNIELFQEGAN; the protein is encoded by the coding sequence ATGGCGAACCATTTATCAAAAGAATCGTATATTTATGCAATGGATAAAGCAAACAAGCCGGCAATGACACTGCAGTCAGGATCACAAGTGGTCATTGATACATATGATTGTTTCCAAGATCAGATTACTTCCAATGACACAACATTTCAGGCAATTGACTGGGATCAAATTAATCCGGCAACTGGACCAATCTTCGTGGAAGGAGCGCAGCCAGGAGATATTCTGAAAGTGAAGATTGATAACATTGAGCTTGGAGAAAGAGGGGTTATGGTAGTTGGTCCTGGCCTTGGCGTGATGGGGGATGAAATCAAAAACTTCACGGCGAAGATCATTCCAATTCAAGATAACAAGGCGATTTTTAATGACAAACTAGCATTGCCATTAAATCCAATGATTGGTGTAATTGGTGTTGCTCCGGAAAAGGAAGCAGTCAATAACGGAACACCAGGAGCGCACGGTGGAAACATGGACACAAAACTAATCACAACTGGCGCGACACTTTACTTTCCAGTTTTTCAAGAGGGAGCCTTATTTGCATTAGGCGATTTACACGCTGCAATGGGAGACGGGGAAATTGGTGTATCTGGTATTGAAATTCCTGCAAAGGTGACGGTAACGCTTGAGGTGATTAAAGGGCATAGCTTGAACTTCCCTGTTCTTGAAAATGAAGAGGGCGTAGCTTCTTTAGTTTCCATGAAATCATTGGATGACGCCGCAAATCAGGCTGTAAAAGAAATGATTCATCTATTAAGACCACATACTGACCTATCGCTCGAAGAATTCACTATGTTAATGAGTGCAGCTGGAGATTCGCAAATTAGTCAGATTGTCGATCCATTGAAAACAGCACGCTTCTTCGTTCCAAGAGCTATTTTGGAAGCATACAACATCGAACTTTTCCAAGAAGGAGCGAATTAA
- a CDS encoding DUF6944 family repetitive protein produces the protein MKNRVEIASVWVQVIGTVLAALGNSAWKILSEDEVKNLDLVGNILQAFGNAVQADQQETVTFEKIGTQIQAIGNTVVASSYILLEEDLESKLIIKGNWLQAFGALVEAVDEVLDNSGPEQTLNILGNTTQAVGNSFQAIGGKHILFNNKDKGLFLVISGSWIQAVGTVLNAIGQTDEELAENNHVNQNKSVEDASSFYEQENLKHAWEERNKYY, from the coding sequence GTGAAGAATCGCGTTGAAATTGCTTCTGTATGGGTGCAAGTGATCGGAACAGTCCTTGCTGCTTTAGGAAATAGTGCTTGGAAAATACTTAGTGAAGATGAAGTTAAAAACTTGGATTTAGTAGGGAATATTTTACAAGCTTTCGGAAATGCCGTCCAGGCAGATCAACAAGAAACGGTCACATTTGAAAAGATTGGCACACAAATCCAAGCAATTGGAAATACCGTTGTGGCCAGTTCGTATATTTTATTGGAGGAGGATTTAGAAAGTAAATTAATCATTAAAGGGAATTGGCTTCAGGCATTCGGCGCACTTGTCGAAGCTGTCGATGAGGTGCTGGATAACTCAGGACCGGAACAAACATTAAATATCTTAGGTAATACCACACAGGCAGTCGGTAACTCCTTCCAAGCAATCGGCGGGAAGCATATCCTCTTTAACAATAAAGATAAAGGATTATTTTTAGTAATTAGTGGAAGCTGGATACAAGCAGTAGGAACGGTATTAAATGCAATTGGCCAAACCGATGAGGAATTAGCAGAAAATAACCATGTTAACCAAAATAAGAGTGTAGAAGATGCCTCTTCCTTTTATGAGCAAGAAAATCTCAAGCATGCTTGGGAAGAAAGGAATAAATATTATTAG